ACAGCGAAGATTTCTGGGTACTACTGGCAGCACCACACGACGATAACTACAAAATAGGTCGGAACCGCAAATCCGTTGTTACAATTGTCAACGACGACATCATAGACATCTGGATCGATGACATTGTCGTATATGAAAATCAGCAATATGCCACTTTATATCTTCACGCTTCGGAACCGGTGAATATTGCATTACTGGTTGATTATACAACTCAACAGGATACCGCAACAGAAGAGGTCGACTACTCATCGTTTACAAGCTATGTCCGCTTCGCTGGTTCTCAAACCAGTGGTCCAATTATTATTCCCATCATTAATGATGGAGAGTGGGAGTCAGATGAATCCTTTTTTGTGAACCTGACCGGATTCAGCGTATATAATTATGACATTCCACCCGCCAACTTTTTAGACAATCAGGCTCAAGTGACGATTATTGATGTTGATCAACCTGACATCTCGATAGACGATGCGACAATTAATGAAGATGCAGGTTCGGTAACTCTCACAGTCTCTCTCAGCAATTCGGCTTCAACCCCGATTCAGATTGATTACTCCACTGCTGAGGACACCGCAGTTCAAACCGAAGATTATTCTCTCATTTCCGGAACACTTACTTTTGCTCCGGGCGAAGTCACAAAAACAATCATTGTCCCGATCACCGATGACTATCAAGCGGAAGAACAGGAACAATTTTTCGTCAACCTGAGTAACCTGCAAACGAGTATTCCTGACAGCTCAATCCAAAAAAGCAAAAGCGTCATCACCATCCTTGACAATGATCAATATTACCTCACGATTGATGACCAGACCGTAAACGAAGCGGATGGAACAGCGACACTGACCGTGACTCTAGATCGCGCCCTCCCGGCACTTTTAACCGTTGAATATTCCACCCTCAACCAGTCAGCGACAGCCGACAATGATTATCAGGAGACATCGGGCACGCTGACGATTGCCTCTGGCGCGCTGACGGGCACCATAACAGTACCAATCAACGATGACCAAACTGCTGAAGACCTGGAAACGTTTCTGATCAACCTGAGCAACCCTCAGTCAACCGGGGGCGACGTCTCATTGACAAAAAGTCAGGGACAGATTTCCATCACCGATAATGACCAGGCCGGCATCTCAATACATGATGTTGTTATTAATGAAGGGGTTAGTTACGTCCTGGTCACAATCACTTTGGATCAGCCTGCAGAAACTGAAATCAATATTGGCTACTCTACTTCCGGTCAGACTGCAACCTCGTCTGTTGATTTTCGTTCGACGTCAGATACGCTCACGTTTGCTCCAGGCGAAACCTCCAAACAAATCACAGTCAGCCTCATTAATGATAACCTGGTCGAAGCAGATGAAACCTTCCTGGTCACTCTTGACCTGAACAATCAGCAAAATAGTGCCGACGTCCAACTGGCAGACAGTCAGGGTGTCGTCACAATCAAAGAGACTGACCAGGCTCACATGTACATTCAAGATGTTTCAGTTGATGAATCGACTTCGACCGCTGTCGTGATTGTCTACCTTGACTACTACATGGACACGGTTTTCAGTGTCGACTATACCACAGCTGATTTGACCGCAGTCAGCCCTGATAATTACCAGGCGACATCGGGCACTCTCAATTTCAATCTTAATCAGAAACAGCAGGCGGTTTATGTACCCATTATCGATAATTCATTAATTGATGACGACAAATCGTTTCTGATCAACTTGAGTAACCTGGTTGTTTCCGGAAACCGTAATGTAACTCTGTCGGATAACCAGTCGGAGGTAACGATCCTCAATGATGACTATAACGGCAGGTTCTCCATAGCCGACCTCAGTGTCGATGAATCCGTGGGTATGGCAAATATAACTGTCTCATTAAGCCAATCTGCCGAAACCACGGTCAGCGTTGACTTCACCACAGAAGGTACCACGTGGGCGATTGCTCCAGACGACTATCTAAACCAGTCTGGTACTCTGACCTTTAACCCTGGTGACCAGTATAAAACGATTTCAATCCCAATTGTTGATGATAATCTGGTAGAGAGAAATGTTGAAATCATTCGTGTCGACTTATCCAATATCCAGGCAAGCACCGGCAGATATATTTTCGATAATGATCAGGCCGAAATCTACCTAAACGATAATGATCACGCGACCCTGACAGTCGACCATGTCACGGTCAATGAAGGCGATGGTGTCGCAACTCTTGTGTTTTCACTGGACAACCCGGTAGATGTATCCCTTTCCGTTAACTTCCAGACAGAGTCAAGGAGTGCCCAGGTTTCTTCTGATTTCCATGGTCGAAGTGGAAACATCTTATTCCATTCAGGAGAACAAACCGTTACGCTTGATGTACCCATCGTGGACTCCGATTCAATCGAAACCGATGAATATTTTTTCTTCAAGGTGAGTAACTTTCGCACATCTTTTTTCTTCGACAGACGCAGTATCAGCCTTGATGGTTTCGGGGCAAGTGTCACAATACTCGATGACGACCAGGCTCATATTTCCATCAGCGATCTCACTGTCAATGAAGCTGCAGGAACAGCTGAAGTCACCGTATCTCTTGATCAACCACTCGACGCTCCCATCAGCCTGAGTTATACCACTGCCGACCAGTCTGCTGTTTCAACGGAAGATTACTTGTTCCAGTCAGGGACTTTGACTTTTGATACGGGGGAACAGTCAAAAACTATCAGTATCAGCCTGGTCGATTCTGATCTTATTGAAGCTGACGAAAAGTTTCTGATCAATCTGCTGAACGTACAGAGCAAAGCCTTCAATGTAGTTCTCACAGATACTCAGTCTGAAGTCACCATCATCGATGATGACCAGGCACGGGTGACTATTAACGATATTACAGTCGACGAAACAGCAGGTACTGCGACTCTGACAGTTTCACTAGACCATCCGGTTGCGGAATCAGTCAGTCTCGATTTTCAAACGGCAGATGCCTCCGCTACCAGTCCGGATGATTATACCAGCCAGTCAGGAACCCTGACATTTGCACCATTTGAAGTTGAAAAGACAGTTACGATCTCGATTGTCGATTCTGATCTCGTGGAAACAGATGAAAGTTTTCTGGTCAATCTGTCGAATCTTCAGGCCGGTACTGCAGATGTCAGTTTTGCAGATATCCACGGCGTCATCACGATTCTTGATGATGATCAGTCCAATCTGCGAATCAGTGATCTCACAGTCCAGGAAGATACCGGCACTGCGTATGTGACTGTCTCCCTGGACAAGCCGCTGCAGACTCCGGTTTCCATCAATTTCAGCACCATCGGTCAATCAGCCACATCGTCTGTTGATTTCGAACAACTGTCAGGTACTTTGACATTTGCCCCTGGTGAACTCACCAAGTCCATCCCCATCGTCATCAATGACGATGAATACACGGAAATGACAGAGACTCTGCTGATCAATCTCTCCAATTTACAAACGGCCAGTCCCGACGTAATCCTAGCGGACGGACAATCTGTTGTTATGATCGAGAATGATGATCAGGCGAAGGTTTCAGCCGATAGCCTGACAGTGAATGAGGATGCAGGGTCAGTTCTCATTCAGGTAACCCTGGATCATCCGGTGTCGTCCACTGTTACACTCGACTATACCACTGCCGATGATTCTGCTTCGAACGCGTCAGACTATTTCGAAATTTATGGCACCCTGACCTTCTTTGCTGGACAACAGACTAAATTCATTTCTATTCCCATTCTCAACGACAAGCTCGTAGAAGGCAACGAATCATTTTTATTCAATCTGACTAAACTCCAGGCCAATGGTTATGACGTTGATTTCCTCACCGCACAGGCACACATCACGATTCAGGATAATGACTCGGCCAGTATGTCGATCGGCGATATTGCGGTGGATGAAGACGCAGGAACGGCATTCATCACAGTGACACTGGACAAGGCTGTCGAAACTGAAATCTCTGTTGACTATTCAATTCAACAGCCGAACTATCTGCACTTGGCACGCTCGACTTTATCTCGGCTTCAGGAACTCTGACATTTGATTCCGGAGAGCAGAGCAAAACGATTGCCGTCTCACTGGTGAATACCGAACTTGTTGAATTAGACGAAACGTTTCTGATCAATCTGTATAACATTCAAGCCAACCAGGCTGACATTCTTCTGGCAGATGATCAGGCGGTCGTTACGATCAGGGATGAAGATCAGGCCCAGATCTCTGTGGAAGACATTTCCGTAAATGAAAATGCGGGAACTGCAGTTATCACTGTATCATTGAACGCCCCAGTCGATGCCCCCATCAGTGTAGATTATTCTACGTCTGATCAGACCGCAAATAACCCCGCCGACTACCACTCCGCTTCGGGTACTCTGATTTTCAATCCCGGTATCCTGTCGCAGACGATCACAGTTTCAATCGTTGATTCTGATTATTTTGAAGTCAATGAAACATTTCAGGTCGATTTATCTAATGTTCAGGACCTGGATCGCAATGTCACTCTTTCAGACGATCAGGCAGTTGTCACAATTCAAGACAAGGAAATCGGAGCTGCGGACATTCACTTCAGAGTAGTGAACCAACCGACCAGCACCAGTTTGACCGGTGAAGCAGACTCAATTCCTGTCAATCAAAGTATCATCAGTGAATGGTCTATGTATTGGGTTGAAATCTGGGTCGAGCTCACCAGCCGTATCGAGCAGGGCATATTTTCTGCTCAGGTCGATTTAAGTTACAACTCTGAATTTACCTCCGCTGCAGAAATTGAACTTGGAGCTGGTTTTACACAGAACCAGGCTGGCATCATCAATGACCCGAACGGAACTGTCACAGGAATCACAGCAGAAAGCACGTCTGCTGATCTGGGAACAGACAGACCGCTGTTGTTCGCGCGCATTCGTTTCGCACCTGGATCTGAAGATCAGGTTTTTCTCGATACTGAGTCGCAAATAATTGGCCCCTATGATCTGAACTTTGAACTCTCAAACGCTCAAGTCAGCTTAACTGGTAATACTCCAGTGACAGTCAATGCAGGATTATCCCCAGGAGCTTCTATCTACGCCAATCCCTTCGATCTGAATGACGATGATGTAATCAATTATCGCGATCTGATCCGCTTTGTTGGTTTGTTCAACACGGTACCCAGCCAGTCTGATTCCGATGAAGCCTGGTTCGCTGATTTCAACCAG
The sequence above is a segment of the Gimesia algae genome. Coding sequences within it:
- a CDS encoding Calx-beta domain-containing protein gives rise to the protein MTFDSGEQSKTIAVSLVNTELVELDETFLINLYNIQANQADILLADDQAVVTIRDEDQAQISVEDISVNENAGTAVITVSLNAPVDAPISVDYSTSDQTANNPADYHSASGTLIFNPGILSQTITVSIVDSDYFEVNETFQVDLSNVQDLDRNVTLSDDQAVVTIQDKEIGAADIHFRVVNQPTSTSLTGEADSIPVNQSIISEWSMYWVEIWVELTSRIEQGIFSAQVDLSYNSEFTSAAEIELGAGFTQNQAGIINDPNGTVTGITAESTSADLGTDRPLLFARIRFAPGSEDQVFLDTESQIIGPYDLNFELSNAQVSLTGNTPVTVNAGLSPGASIYANPFDLNDDDVINYRDLIRFVGLFNTVPSQSDSDEAWFADFNQDDRINYRDLIALIGNYGKSKPAPSPVNYSQNYPDAWNHLLLANTLITAPVTADSVSQPNVVSTFDSAVSLTSPALSSEQQETLKHIDIQVLDLGGDILGRAAGSTIYIDVNAAGYGWFVDSTPADYSEYYWSSELTLIALPDSDAADGIDLWTVIQHELGHLLDYEHSETGLMQETLAPGIRKLPEWELNYEYEDAIDPETIDPYFSTIQDGNNLLPF
- a CDS encoding Calx-beta domain-containing protein — translated: MLLTYWLRSISLCLRPLRRPQSKRRARSRCGNHAIQNNRIRPVTVEELEDRTLLTSIISVADRGSVEGDTGLQTLVFTVTRTGVNAGDLNESVTIDFTTQDGSATSADNDYLAASGSFEFAASSTATRQEKTFQVKVQGDYRKEGDESFQILLSTQMSGVTIENESVTLTIYDDEYRRFEETQLLSPPAPVSDGDHFGQIIEVDGDYMVVGAPDSDLVASDAGAVFLYERNRQGTADETDDTWSYYSTLTAFDGAADDHFGSSIAISGETIVIGAYGADLNQSDEGAAYVFRLAGGTWQLETKLIASNAEADDSFGTDVAIENDLIVIGAPLHNVPSYNNSGAAYIFTRSGSTWSEDQILTETEFYSYENRLGTSVAIENGEVFVAARRAKVDDAGAGVGSVFTYHTNAGTWETQQQLTLTFTYSYDYAGSDLTVSGNHLAVIAADNSYVYLFELTEGNWEYQHRVNPASSISSIRINSIDLSDNTLVVGSIKTNGTTNSSGIVTEYQWIRDQWIRTEDYYGESSTNTTGFGTGVALADSQIIVGEPDVDASALESGLIHVLGPFIPRYEIYDVTEYEGDSGQTLFEFTIERKASEAGDLNFASTISFATIDGTATVANNDYAAQSGTLTFEADPDVISQFQTVAIVVNGDGTYEGDENFYLQLFNPTNGTQLFDSQGEANILADDRAIVELVEAEISVDEGDGKVWLTLELDEVFVEDVTVYMKFEGGSAYPFSDFDATLLYVTIPAGQLTQTFSVDIVEDTKLEDSEDFWVLLAAPHDDNYKIGRNRKSVVTIVNDDIIDIWIDDIVVYENQQYATLYLHASEPVNIALLVDYTTQQDTATEEVDYSSFTSYVRFAGSQTSGPIIIPIINDGEWESDESFFVNLTGFSVYNYDIPPANFLDNQAQVTIIDVDQPDISIDDATINEDAGSVTLTVSLSNSASTPIQIDYSTAEDTAVQTEDYSLISGTLTFAPGEVTKTIIVPITDDYQAEEQEQFFVNLSNLQTSIPDSSIQKSKSVITILDNDQYYLTIDDQTVNEADGTATLTVTLDRALPALLTVEYSTLNQSATADNDYQETSGTLTIASGALTGTITVPINDDQTAEDLETFLINLSNPQSTGGDVSLTKSQGQISITDNDQAGISIHDVVINEGVSYVLVTITLDQPAETEINIGYSTSGQTATSSVDFRSTSDTLTFAPGETSKQITVSLINDNLVEADETFLVTLDLNNQQNSADVQLADSQGVVTIKETDQAHMYIQDVSVDESTSTAVVIVYLDYYMDTVFSVDYTTADLTAVSPDNYQATSGTLNFNLNQKQQAVYVPIIDNSLIDDDKSFLINLSNLVVSGNRNVTLSDNQSEVTILNDDYNGRFSIADLSVDESVGMANITVSLSQSAETTVSVDFTTEGTTWAIAPDDYLNQSGTLTFNPGDQYKTISIPIVDDNLVERNVEIIRVDLSNIQASTGRYIFDNDQAEIYLNDNDHATLTVDHVTVNEGDGVATLVFSLDNPVDVSLSVNFQTESRSAQVSSDFHGRSGNILFHSGEQTVTLDVPIVDSDSIETDEYFFFKVSNFRTSFFFDRRSISLDGFGASVTILDDDQAHISISDLTVNEAAGTAEVTVSLDQPLDAPISLSYTTADQSAVSTEDYLFQSGTLTFDTGEQSKTISISLVDSDLIEADEKFLINLLNVQSKAFNVVLTDTQSEVTIIDDDQARVTINDITVDETAGTATLTVSLDHPVAESVSLDFQTADASATSPDDYTSQSGTLTFAPFEVEKTVTISIVDSDLVETDESFLVNLSNLQAGTADVSFADIHGVITILDDDQSNLRISDLTVQEDTGTAYVTVSLDKPLQTPVSINFSTIGQSATSSVDFEQLSGTLTFAPGELTKSIPIVINDDEYTEMTETLLINLSNLQTASPDVILADGQSVVMIENDDQAKVSADSLTVNEDAGSVLIQVTLDHPVSSTVTLDYTTADDSASNASDYFEIYGTLTFFAGQQTKFISIPILNDKLVEGNESFLFNLTKLQANGYDVDFLTAQAHITIQDNDSASMSIGDIAVDEDAGTAFITVTLDKAVETEISVDYSIQQPNYLHLARSTLSRLQEL